Within Serratia odorifera, the genomic segment AAGACGACTTTCGCCTGAAGACCGTAACCGACTATTTTCATGGTTAATTTAGGTCTGCTCATCGTATCGACTTTGCGATAAAAATCAGTCGGCAAATAGCGGAACAACCGCCACGTACCTGGCCTTCTTAACAGGCCAAATATGCTGTAGGCGTTTGCCGTCAAAGATACGGCTTTGAAGACCCCCAGGCCGCTATCGCGACTGAATCCCATAAATTCTGCGGTCATCATGGTGCCGTTTGCGAGCAGTCCTGCCGATTCAGGTTTATTGCGTATCTGGTGATCGAACTCGCGTGAAATGGTATTGAATCCGTCGGTGATGAGAATTACCCCAGCCATGATGCCGATAGGCGTGCCGGCAGTTGCCAAAGCGAACCCACCAAATACTTCCAGTCCGGCAAAGACAACGTTCACCGCTGAAATGACATAACCCACTATCTGGTTATTTTCCTTGATAAATTCAACCTTGGCATACAGCTGGGCCGCCTTTGTCTTGAGCAGGCGATCCTGTTCAATCAGACCGTCATTTTCTGCCCGTAGATTTTTTAAACAGTCCATGCCTTGCCGATCGGATTTTGCGTTGCGGGCAAGTGAAAACTGCTGATTGATGAAAGACTTGATGTCTTCCATAAACGTGATCCGGGTGAGTCCATCCTGCAGATGGTTTGCTGCCACGATGTTGGCGGTGTTAATCAGTTTTCGGGCTTCCAGATTGATCATGGTTGCCGACCAGGCAGTGCTCCGTTGTCCTGCAAGCAGGGAGATATCCATCTGTGTCCTCGTTAACGATCTGTGACAGTGCTGGGCAAAAGCATATAACAACGTTTAGGCATTTGCATGTGCGCTTGCTGCCGAGCTGGATGAGGCTTTGTCCGCGCGCGTCAGCCATCTGGTAGATCTGTTCCTCAATGGCGTCAGCGTACGTTGATATGCTGAGCAATAAGCCAGCCGCCCCCACCGGCCTGCTGGCCGGTTTTTTTTCGCCACGATAGCGGTATACTGCTTGGGATCATTGGAGGAATAGCGTGTGGCGATAACTGAACAAGCGTTGTTGGAATCAGGTTTTACGGCAGAAGATCTGCAAAAGCTCAAACACTATACGAACACCCAAGGTTCTACACTTGATGTCTTGCTGCCCGCGCTTGCGAACCGTTTCATGGCCATGGGCCTTCTTTCTGCCATACTGGTGGGGTTGTTTATCCTGGCGGTGTGTTTTTCTTCTTCAGAAAACATTATTTCCTTTGGCGTTGCTGTGCTGCTGATCTTGGGGATTTTCTGTTGGATGACGCCCCTTAAATTGACTTACAAGGCCTGGCGTTTTAAGACGGTGAGCGCTCGATAGTCAGCAAGTCAAATACGATTTTTGCGTTTAAGCCGTAGCCGATAATTTTCATGGTCAGTTTCGGTCGGCTCATTGCGTCCATTTTTCGGTAAAAGTCAGAGCGAACAAAATGGAACAGCCGCCAGGTCCCTGGTTTGCGTAGTAGACCAAAGACGCTGTATGCATTCGCAGCCAGACTCACCGTTTTATACGCTGCAAGACCACTTTCTCCGCGAAAACCCATAAATTCGGCCACGGACATGGCACTGTCAGCAACAAATCCCTGCGAGTCGGGTTTATTCAATAACTGGCGATTCATTTCTCGAGATAGGGTGTTGGCTGCATCAACCACCAGCGTGGCTCCCAACAAGATGCCGACCGGGGTCATTGAGCTCACCAGGAGCAGCCCACCTGCGGCTTGCAGGCCTGCTAAGACTACCTGCACAGCTGAAATGACATAACCCACTATCTGGTTATTTTCCTTGATAAATTCAACCTTGGCATACAGCTGGGCCGCCTTTGTCTTGAGCAGGCGATCCTGTTCAATCAGACCGTCATTTTCTGCCCGTAGATTTTTTAAACAGTCCATGCCTTGCCGATCGGATTTTGCGTTGCGGGCAAGTGAAAACTGCTGATTGATGAAAGACTTGATGTCTTCCATAAACATGATCCGGGTGAGTCCATCCTGCAGATGGTTTGCTGCCACGATGTTGGCGGTGTTAATCAGTTTTCGGGCTTCCAGATTGATCATGGTTGCCGACCAGGCAGTGCTCCGTTGTCCTGCAAGCAGGGAGATATCCATCTGTGTCCTCGTTAACGATCTGTGACAGTGCTGGGCAAAAGCATATAACAACGATTAGGCACTTGCATGTGCGCTTGCCGCACTGGCGAGGAGCATGGCACAGGTTTGGCAGCGGAGAAAAGCTTTATAGCGGGTAATCATCATGGTCGGTAATACACTATCGGTGTGATGCATCTGGGCAAGCGGATAAAACGCCCTGCTAGCGCTGGCTAGCCGGGCGGTTAGCATAGCCGTGCGGTTATTCAAACAGCTGCGCCAGACTTTCCGGCACCGACGGGCGGCCATTGACCAAACAGGTGGCGACAAATACCGCTTCGGCGTAGACCACATTATTCACCAGAATTTGCTGCTCGAAGTTCACCCGGTTGCGTTTTTCACTTTTTACCGGTTTGCAGGTGACCACCATGCTGTCGCCGGCCTTCAGGCTCTTCTTAAACTTGAGCGAATACTCCAGCAGCATATGGACGCGGCCCTGCTTGAATTCCTCCTCGATATCCAGCCCCAGCGCTTCTGCCATAAACGCATGGCGCGCCCATTCAAGGTAGAAAGGGTAATAGAGGCCGTCTACCACGCCTTGAAAATCGACATGCCTGGGATCAACGTCATAGTTTTTGCTAAACATAAGTTATTTATTCCTATCGATATTTGCCGGGGCATTAGTTGCAGCGCTTAACGTTAACGCATTTATAAGGTTTTAACCAAACAATGTTGACGCTAAGGGGAGGGCACGCTCTTCCCGGGCGCACTGCCGGATGATGGGCCTCTGGCAAACGGCCTTTCACCCGGGGAGGGTTGGTGCCGGCTCATGGCAATCAGACCGCGATAGGCGGATAACGCTTGCCGCAAGGGTCAATGAAAGGGATTTTTAGTTGGAATAATAGCGTGGGGGGCGCTAAATCAGCGTTGTAGCCCCAACTGGGCAAAGTGCGAATGACGCGGTTAACGGTAATTTTTATTTTAACACTATTTTTATATTTTTAATGGTGTTTG encodes:
- a CDS encoding DUF4225 domain-containing protein — its product is MDISLLAGQRSTAWSATMINLEARKLINTANIVAANHLQDGLTRITFMEDIKSFINQQFSLARNAKSDRQGMDCLKNLRAENDGLIEQDRLLKTKAAQLYAKVEFIKENNQIVGYVISAVNVVFAGLEVFGGFALATAGTPIGIMAGVILITDGFNTISREFDHQIRNKPESAGLLANGTMMTAEFMGFSRDSGLGVFKAVSLTANAYSIFGLLRRPGTWRLFRYLPTDFYRKVDTMSRPKLTMKIVGYGLQAKVVFDLLTIERQVD
- a CDS encoding DUF4225 domain-containing protein, which encodes MDISLLAGQRSTAWSATMINLEARKLINTANIVAANHLQDGLTRIMFMEDIKSFINQQFSLARNAKSDRQGMDCLKNLRAENDGLIEQDRLLKTKAAQLYAKVEFIKENNQIVGYVISAVQVVLAGLQAAGGLLLVSSMTPVGILLGATLVVDAANTLSREMNRQLLNKPDSQGFVADSAMSVAEFMGFRGESGLAAYKTVSLAANAYSVFGLLRKPGTWRLFHFVRSDFYRKMDAMSRPKLTMKIIGYGLNAKIVFDLLTIERSPS
- a CDS encoding acyl-CoA thioesterase, producing the protein MFSKNYDVDPRHVDFQGVVDGLYYPFYLEWARHAFMAEALGLDIEEEFKQGRVHMLLEYSLKFKKSLKAGDSMVVTCKPVKSEKRNRVNFEQQILVNNVVYAEAVFVATCLVNGRPSVPESLAQLFE